A genomic stretch from Limnobacter thiooxidans includes:
- the tssE gene encoding type VI secretion system baseplate subunit TssE: MSMSKSRDALQPALLDRLQDDEPTRVAESANSRFITKEALRHMVLRDLEQLLNATRILESKHLERHPELHGSVLAYGMPPVAGKIASMIDVKDFERTVESLIRNFEPRIDGNSLKVQAETQQGLMHLHNVIGLRISGLLWAQPYPIELMLRTEVDLETGKVALMPLSGF, encoded by the coding sequence ATGTCTATGAGTAAATCCCGAGATGCCTTGCAGCCCGCCTTGCTGGACCGTCTGCAGGACGACGAACCCACTCGTGTTGCGGAGTCGGCCAACAGCCGCTTCATCACCAAGGAAGCACTGCGCCACATGGTGCTCCGCGATCTCGAACAGCTATTGAACGCCACCCGAATTCTCGAGAGCAAACACCTGGAGCGTCATCCTGAATTGCATGGATCGGTGCTGGCTTACGGCATGCCTCCCGTGGCGGGAAAAATTGCATCGATGATCGACGTCAAGGATTTCGAGCGCACCGTTGAATCACTCATTCGCAATTTCGAGCCCCGAATTGATGGCAATTCACTGAAAGTGCAGGCGGAAACCCAGCAGGGCCTGATGCACCTGCACAACGTCATTGGTTTGCGCATTTCCGGTTTGCTGTGGGCGCAACCTTATCCCATCGAACTGATGCTTCGCACGGAAGTGGATCTTGAAACCGGCAAGGTAGCTTTGATGCCGCTTTCCGGTTTCTGA
- the gorA gene encoding glutathione-disulfide reductase, with product MTTPNTPYDLVVIGGGSGGVASARRAASYGAKVALIESSRLGGTCVIRGCVPKKLMMYAAQFGQTLREGLQPGWQVTQAEFSMAQWQEAKGREIDRLEGIYARMLENSGVETIRGHGTILSATEVQVGDRVLSTQRILIASGAAPNRSAFEGLELAATSNELLDLSTLPKKVGVIGAGYIALEFACILRGLGSEVSVFYRGDLPLRGFDDGVRSRLVSAMALQGIQLFPKTDFKTLSQAGEAFELHTAAGNHHFDFVLNATGRSPNTQGLGLENIGVRTGPNGEIEVNQYSQTGIKGVYAVGDVTNRVNLTPVAIAEGRALAENEFNGKNLTVDHTSVATATFTSPPIGRVGLTEEQAAKRGPTRVYETEFTPMKTKFSGGEQKTYMKLLVDDATDRVVGIHMLGEDSPEMIQLLGVLYTMGATKADFDKTIAVHPSSAEEWVLLRELTRKVG from the coding sequence ATGACCACACCCAACACCCCTTACGATCTTGTTGTCATCGGCGGTGGTTCCGGCGGCGTCGCAAGCGCCCGTCGCGCAGCCAGTTACGGCGCCAAAGTCGCGCTGATAGAATCCAGTCGCCTGGGTGGTACCTGTGTCATTCGCGGTTGCGTGCCCAAAAAACTCATGATGTATGCCGCGCAGTTCGGTCAAACATTGCGCGAAGGTTTACAACCGGGCTGGCAGGTTACGCAGGCCGAATTTTCCATGGCGCAATGGCAAGAAGCCAAGGGCCGAGAAATTGACCGGCTCGAAGGCATTTACGCCCGCATGCTTGAGAACAGCGGTGTGGAAACCATTCGTGGCCACGGCACCATCCTCAGCGCGACCGAAGTACAGGTCGGCGACCGCGTTCTGTCTACCCAGCGCATTCTGATCGCCAGTGGCGCAGCCCCCAACCGCAGCGCGTTTGAAGGGCTGGAACTTGCAGCAACCTCCAACGAGCTGCTTGACCTTTCTACCTTGCCCAAGAAGGTCGGCGTCATTGGCGCCGGCTACATCGCACTTGAATTCGCCTGCATTTTGCGCGGCCTTGGTTCCGAGGTGTCTGTCTTCTATCGGGGCGACTTGCCACTGCGCGGTTTCGATGACGGCGTACGCAGCCGCCTGGTTTCCGCCATGGCCTTGCAAGGCATTCAACTGTTTCCGAAAACCGACTTCAAAACCCTGTCGCAGGCAGGTGAAGCGTTCGAATTGCACACCGCAGCGGGCAACCATCACTTTGATTTCGTGCTTAACGCCACAGGTCGAAGCCCCAACACGCAAGGCCTTGGTCTTGAAAACATCGGTGTGCGCACCGGCCCCAACGGTGAAATTGAAGTCAATCAATATAGCCAAACGGGCATCAAAGGTGTGTATGCGGTGGGCGATGTCACCAACCGCGTGAACCTGACACCCGTGGCCATTGCAGAGGGTCGCGCCCTGGCCGAGAACGAATTCAATGGCAAAAATCTCACCGTGGACCACACCAGCGTGGCCACAGCCACCTTCACTTCCCCGCCCATTGGCCGTGTTGGCTTGACTGAAGAACAGGCTGCGAAGCGTGGGCCCACGCGTGTTTATGAAACAGAATTCACACCCATGAAAACCAAGTTTTCAGGTGGTGAACAGAAGACCTACATGAAGTTGCTGGTGGATGACGCCACCGACCGCGTGGTGGGCATTCACATGCTGGGAGAAGACTCACCCGAGATGATCCAGCTGCTCGGCGTGTTGTACACCATGGGTGCCACCAAGGCCGATTTTGACAAAACAATTGCAGTTCACCCCAGCTCCGCAGAGGAGTGGGTGCTGCTGCGCGAATTGACCCGCAAGGTCGGATAA
- the tssF gene encoding type VI secretion system baseplate subunit TssF gives MDPRLLQFYTQELAHVRDMGAEFAARFPKIASRLAMDATEVQDPYVERLLEGFAFLTARVQLRLHEEFPRFTEQLLNRISVNFLAPVPAMGVVQLKPNLGDVALKKGVSVPAGTVLQSQVAKGVHTPCKFRTGHALTLWPLEIQAVEHGPFRGTPPKVPGKGVVRSALHIHIQTTTQSALSQLPVDTLDFHVSCGDEYAFPLFERACYATAVVAIRPTGQSAWRFLPAGAVQAMGMSDEEALLPADARQFSGTRLLQEFFAFPQRFLFFQVRGLKSHLASFQQQSFELALCFTDSNLEMDRVVDQDSLALNCTPVVNLFEHACDRVLLDERLHEMHVQPNRSRPQDFEVHSVLGVQGHGQHKLLSVPALYSNGGVHGLDTPHYVLRRTPTLVSEKQAREGGRSSYSGTDVYLGLTQSTGELIAGHGLQQLAVRALCTNRDLPLLMPVGKGPTDLVWPGNLPLQSIRFLRGPSRPKAPVKTAQTCWQLIEHLSLNYLGLIDPASSEQQGGAAAITQLLGLHAAPAQPAQQHIVRAVQSVHSQVAVSRIVRQGKPAVVRGLQVTLTLDELALQGLGVAVLGSVLARYLAAHVSVNSFVQTRIRSVHSGAVLDFPAWSGNRPLL, from the coding sequence ATGGACCCGCGTCTTCTCCAGTTTTACACCCAGGAACTTGCGCATGTGCGCGACATGGGGGCTGAATTTGCAGCGCGTTTCCCCAAAATAGCCTCGCGTTTGGCCATGGATGCCACCGAGGTTCAAGACCCCTACGTTGAACGCCTGCTCGAGGGTTTTGCTTTTCTCACCGCGCGCGTGCAACTTCGCCTGCACGAAGAATTTCCCCGCTTCACCGAGCAATTGCTGAACCGGATCAGTGTCAATTTTCTGGCACCCGTGCCTGCCATGGGTGTCGTACAACTCAAACCCAATCTGGGCGATGTGGCGCTTAAAAAAGGCGTTTCTGTCCCTGCGGGTACTGTGCTGCAAAGTCAGGTGGCCAAGGGTGTTCACACGCCGTGCAAATTCCGCACAGGCCATGCCCTGACCCTGTGGCCACTTGAAATTCAGGCTGTGGAACATGGTCCGTTCCGGGGTACTCCACCGAAGGTACCAGGCAAAGGTGTGGTTCGTTCCGCCCTGCACATTCACATTCAAACCACCACGCAGTCGGCTTTGTCGCAGTTGCCGGTCGACACGCTCGACTTTCATGTCAGCTGTGGCGACGAATATGCTTTCCCCCTATTCGAACGAGCCTGTTATGCCACTGCTGTTGTGGCCATTCGGCCCACGGGGCAATCCGCCTGGCGTTTCTTGCCGGCGGGGGCAGTGCAGGCCATGGGCATGAGTGACGAAGAGGCCCTGCTGCCTGCCGATGCGCGGCAATTCAGCGGCACCCGTTTGCTTCAGGAATTTTTTGCCTTTCCCCAGCGCTTTCTGTTTTTTCAAGTGCGTGGCTTGAAGTCACATTTGGCCAGTTTTCAGCAACAGTCCTTTGAATTGGCGCTGTGTTTCACGGACAGCAACCTTGAAATGGATCGGGTGGTGGATCAGGATTCACTGGCCCTGAATTGCACGCCGGTTGTGAACCTGTTTGAACACGCTTGCGACCGCGTGTTGCTGGATGAACGCCTGCATGAAATGCATGTTCAGCCCAACAGAAGCCGCCCACAGGATTTCGAGGTACACAGCGTGCTGGGCGTGCAGGGACATGGTCAACACAAGTTGTTGTCAGTGCCCGCTTTGTATTCCAACGGTGGTGTGCATGGTCTTGATACGCCGCATTATGTGCTCAGGCGCACGCCCACACTGGTTTCTGAAAAACAGGCGCGCGAGGGCGGGCGTTCCTCTTATTCCGGCACGGATGTCTATCTCGGCTTGACACAATCAACTGGTGAATTGATCGCCGGTCATGGACTTCAACAACTGGCAGTTCGCGCCCTGTGCACCAACCGGGACCTGCCCTTGCTGATGCCTGTGGGCAAAGGCCCCACTGATCTGGTGTGGCCTGGCAATTTGCCTTTGCAGTCCATTCGATTCCTGCGGGGGCCAAGTCGACCCAAAGCACCCGTGAAAACCGCGCAAACCTGTTGGCAGTTGATCGAACATTTGTCGTTGAACTATCTCGGTCTGATCGATCCCGCTAGCTCCGAGCAACAGGGCGGTGCTGCCGCGATTACCCAGTTGCTTGGTTTGCACGCTGCCCCGGCACAGCCTGCCCAGCAGCACATTGTTCGTGCAGTGCAAAGCGTTCATTCCCAGGTGGCAGTGTCCCGCATTGTGCGCCAGGGCAAGCCAGCCGTGGTGCGTGGCTTGCAGGTTACCTTGACCCTCGACGAACTTGCGCTGCAGGGCTTGGGAGTGGCGGTTTTGGGCAGCGTGTTGGCCCGCTACCTGGCTGCGCACGTGTCAGTCAATTCGTTCGTGCAAACGCGCATTCGCAGTGTGCACTCGGGTGCCGTGCTGGATTTTCCGGCATGGTCCGGAAATCGGCCTTTGCTGTAA
- a CDS encoding FAD-dependent oxidoreductase, protein MKKIIMLLIVAAVALVFAFDLHSLLTLESLKGSLEQFRGFQAESPWLVGGIFFAAYVVVTAFSIPGAAVMTLAAGALFGLVQGLVLVSFASTIGATLAFIGARYLLRDSVQAKFGNRLKAINEGVEREGAFYLFTLRLVPVFPFFLINLLMGLTRMKAFTFFWVSQLGMLAGTVVYVNAGTELAKIDSLSGILSPGLVLSFVLLGVFPLVAKKIIDKIKARKVYAQWTKPAKFDRNMIVIGAGAAGLVSSYIAAAVKAKVTLIEAHKMGGDCLNFGCVPSKALIKSAKLAHQMRHADQYGLHAATPSFSFKAVMARVHDIIKAIEPHDSVERYTGLGVDVIQGYATIVDPWTVEIKHNTGETSRLTARSIVIAAGASPVVPPLPGIETSGYLTSDTLWDEFAKREELPKRLVVLGGGPIGSELAQAFARLGSQVTQVELGERIMVREDPEISEMAMASMRADGVNILTQHKAIRFERRGDQKVLITEHQGKQVDIEFDDVICAVGRKARLTGYGLEALGVETNRTVVTNEYLETLYPNIFAAGDVAGPYQFTHVAAHQAWYASVNALFGHLKKFKVDYSVIPWATFTDPEVARVGLNEQDAKEQGIAYEVTRYGIDDLDRAIADSDAHGVVKVLTVPGKDKILGVTIAGVHAGDLLAEFVLAMKHGLGLNKILGTIHTYPTLAEANKYAAGEWKRAHAPEKLLVWLGKYHAWRLG, encoded by the coding sequence ATGAAAAAAATAATAATGCTGCTGATTGTGGCCGCTGTGGCGCTGGTTTTTGCCTTTGATCTGCACAGCCTGCTCACGCTGGAAAGCCTCAAAGGCAGCCTCGAACAATTCCGCGGTTTTCAGGCCGAGTCACCCTGGTTGGTCGGTGGCATATTTTTCGCCGCCTACGTAGTGGTCACCGCATTTTCCATTCCTGGCGCTGCTGTCATGACACTGGCTGCAGGCGCACTGTTCGGGCTTGTACAAGGCTTGGTGCTGGTGTCGTTTGCTTCCACCATTGGTGCCACACTGGCCTTCATTGGCGCGCGTTACCTGTTGCGTGATTCTGTTCAAGCCAAGTTCGGTAACCGCCTGAAAGCCATCAACGAGGGTGTGGAAAGGGAGGGCGCGTTTTACCTGTTCACCCTGCGTTTGGTACCCGTGTTTCCATTCTTCCTGATCAACTTGCTGATGGGCCTGACCCGCATGAAGGCATTCACCTTTTTCTGGGTCAGCCAACTGGGCATGCTGGCGGGCACGGTGGTGTATGTGAATGCAGGCACCGAGCTTGCGAAAATCGACAGCTTGTCTGGCATTCTTTCACCGGGCCTTGTGTTGTCTTTCGTGTTGCTGGGAGTTTTCCCGCTGGTCGCGAAGAAAATCATCGACAAAATCAAGGCGCGCAAGGTGTACGCGCAATGGACCAAGCCTGCGAAATTCGACCGCAACATGATCGTCATTGGTGCGGGTGCAGCGGGTTTGGTCAGTTCCTACATTGCCGCAGCTGTCAAAGCAAAGGTCACTTTGATTGAAGCCCACAAAATGGGCGGCGACTGCCTGAATTTCGGCTGCGTGCCTTCCAAGGCCTTGATCAAAAGTGCCAAGCTGGCCCACCAAATGCGCCACGCCGACCAATACGGTTTGCACGCAGCCACGCCCAGCTTCAGCTTCAAAGCGGTGATGGCCCGTGTGCACGACATCATCAAGGCCATTGAGCCGCACGACAGCGTGGAACGTTACACCGGCCTGGGCGTCGATGTGATTCAAGGTTACGCAACCATTGTGGATCCCTGGACGGTTGAAATCAAACACAACACCGGTGAAACCAGCCGCCTGACTGCCCGCAGCATCGTGATCGCCGCAGGCGCTTCACCCGTGGTGCCACCCCTGCCCGGCATTGAAACCAGTGGTTATTTGACCAGCGACACCCTGTGGGATGAATTTGCCAAGCGCGAGGAACTGCCCAAGCGGCTGGTTGTGCTGGGCGGCGGGCCAATCGGCAGCGAACTGGCACAGGCTTTCGCGCGCCTGGGTTCGCAGGTGACGCAGGTTGAATTGGGCGAGCGCATCATGGTGCGCGAAGACCCGGAAATTTCCGAAATGGCCATGGCCTCCATGCGGGCCGATGGCGTCAACATTTTGACGCAGCACAAAGCCATTCGCTTCGAGCGCCGCGGTGATCAAAAAGTATTGATTACAGAACACCAGGGCAAGCAGGTTGACATTGAATTTGACGATGTCATTTGCGCGGTGGGTCGCAAAGCCCGCCTCACCGGTTATGGTCTTGAAGCATTGGGCGTGGAAACCAACCGCACTGTGGTCACCAACGAATACCTTGAAACGCTGTATCCCAATATTTTTGCGGCAGGCGATGTAGCCGGCCCCTATCAATTCACACACGTGGCCGCTCACCAGGCCTGGTACGCCTCGGTGAATGCCCTGTTTGGTCACCTCAAGAAATTCAAGGTGGATTATTCCGTCATTCCCTGGGCGACTTTCACCGACCCTGAAGTGGCGCGCGTCGGCTTGAACGAGCAAGACGCCAAAGAGCAGGGTATCGCGTATGAAGTCACCCGCTACGGCATCGACGACCTGGACCGCGCCATTGCCGACAGCGACGCACACGGTGTGGTCAAGGTGCTCACCGTGCCCGGCAAAGACAAAATCCTGGGCGTCACCATTGCAGGCGTGCATGCAGGCGACCTGCTTGCCGAGTTCGTGTTGGCCATGAAACACGGTTTGGGCCTGAACAAGATTCTGGGCACCATACACACCTACCCCACGCTGGCCGAGGCCAACAAGTATGCGGCCGGGGAATGGAAGCGGGCGCATGCGCCAGAGAAGCTGCTGGTGTGGTTGGGCAAATACCATGCGTGGCGATTGGGGTAA
- a CDS encoding class III extradiol ring-cleavage dioxygenase — MTIDYNMTAFIDSIFISHGAPTYAMDPGLPGKALEQVGQKLVVQGTSALIVLSPHWRSAKLAVTSHSAPVVVHDFHGFPKALYELKPEIAGAPLLAGNLVEALGGQGMSVELRPQQGFDHGAWVPYLHLFPNGGPPMLQLSMPVEWTSQTAMKVGELLGEFARKHKAVVVGSGSLTHNFEDMDLRGALQGQSTPPEYLTEFTEWVKARLSTGDRQAIAQAEHKAPHFARAHPDDDHYLPLPFALGAAGEGAMVEALPEEVRYKALSMQSFIFTRGFKPQ; from the coding sequence TTGACAATCGACTACAACATGACCGCTTTTATTGACTCAATCTTCATCAGCCATGGCGCACCGACTTATGCAATGGATCCCGGGCTGCCAGGAAAAGCCCTTGAGCAGGTGGGCCAAAAACTGGTGGTGCAAGGCACATCGGCCTTGATTGTACTCAGCCCGCACTGGCGAAGTGCAAAGCTGGCGGTAACAAGCCACAGCGCGCCGGTGGTTGTGCATGATTTTCATGGTTTTCCCAAGGCCTTGTATGAATTGAAACCCGAAATTGCAGGCGCCCCCCTATTGGCCGGAAATTTGGTCGAAGCCTTGGGCGGGCAAGGTATGTCGGTTGAGCTTCGGCCACAACAGGGATTTGATCATGGTGCCTGGGTGCCGTACCTTCACCTGTTTCCAAACGGCGGGCCACCGATGCTCCAATTGAGCATGCCGGTGGAGTGGACCAGCCAAACAGCAATGAAGGTGGGTGAGTTGTTGGGTGAATTTGCGCGCAAGCACAAAGCAGTGGTGGTAGGCAGCGGCAGCCTGACCCACAACTTCGAAGACATGGATTTAAGGGGTGCCCTACAGGGACAATCCACTCCACCCGAGTATTTGACTGAGTTTACAGAGTGGGTTAAAGCCAGATTAAGTACGGGCGACAGGCAAGCCATTGCGCAAGCTGAGCATAAGGCACCGCACTTTGCCCGCGCCCACCCCGATGACGACCATTACCTGCCCTTGCCGTTTGCACTGGGTGCAGCGGGCGAGGGGGCAA
- a CDS encoding Hcp family type VI secretion system effector: MSKVDMFLALDGSRQGAIQGESQVAGHAGEIEVLSWSWGMSQQVHSASQLASKASVRTLNVQKAIDSSSTAIMSALKSAELLGKVVLTCRDPGGIATIDYLRITLRKARICDYEISGGGNEGRQVVESFSIAFKEIEVVYTPKSAANLKSGACTYIDVYE, translated from the coding sequence ATGTCCAAAGTTGATATGTTCCTGGCCCTGGATGGCTCCCGTCAGGGGGCCATCCAGGGGGAAAGTCAGGTTGCGGGTCATGCCGGTGAAATTGAAGTGCTGTCCTGGTCCTGGGGCATGTCGCAGCAAGTTCACTCAGCCTCTCAACTGGCCTCCAAGGCTTCAGTGCGAACGCTCAATGTCCAGAAGGCCATCGACAGCTCCAGCACCGCCATCATGAGTGCCTTGAAATCGGCCGAATTGCTGGGCAAGGTGGTCTTGACTTGCCGCGACCCAGGCGGTATTGCCACCATCGATTACCTGCGAATTACCTTGCGCAAGGCACGCATCTGCGACTATGAAATTTCCGGCGGCGGCAATGAAGGTCGGCAGGTTGTCGAGTCCTTTTCAATTGCCTTCAAGGAAATTGAAGTGGTGTACACCCCCAAGTCAGCAGCCAATTTGAAGTCAGGCGCCTGCACCTACATTGATGTCTATGAGTAA
- a CDS encoding Hcp family type VI secretion system effector yields MSVDMFLKIKGVDGESADSVHAKEIDIAAWSWGMSQSGTTHVGRGGGAGKVSVQDISFTKYIDKSTPNLIKACCNGKHFDEAILTVRKAGEKPLEYVVLTMKDVIISNVSQGGSGGEDRLTENVTLNFAEFSYVYVPQKKDGGPDGKVEATFNIATNSEK; encoded by the coding sequence ATGTCCGTAGACATGTTTTTGAAAATCAAGGGTGTGGATGGTGAGTCTGCCGATAGCGTGCATGCCAAGGAAATCGACATCGCCGCCTGGAGCTGGGGCATGTCCCAGTCAGGTACCACGCACGTGGGTCGCGGTGGTGGTGCAGGCAAGGTCAGTGTGCAAGACATCAGCTTCACAAAGTACATCGACAAGTCCACGCCCAACCTGATCAAAGCCTGTTGCAACGGCAAGCACTTCGATGAAGCCATTCTGACAGTGCGCAAGGCTGGCGAGAAGCCCTTGGAATACGTGGTGTTGACCATGAAAGACGTCATCATTTCCAACGTCAGCCAGGGCGGTTCAGGTGGTGAAGACCGTTTGACAGAAAACGTGACCTTGAACTTCGCTGAGTTCAGCTACGTGTATGTTCCACAGAAAAAAGACGGTGGACCAGACGGCAAGGTTGAGGCGACTTTCAACATTGCAACCAACTCCGAGAAATAA
- the tssB gene encoding type VI secretion system contractile sheath small subunit: MSGQKFVGRNRAPRVQIEYDVEVYGSQKKVQLPFVMGVMSDLSGKSEVPLAPVAERDFLEVDVDNFDARMKSIKPRVAFHAPNHLTGEGNVAVDITFESMDDFSPAAIARKVEPLRKLLEARQQLSNLLTYMDGKTGAEELLAKLLADPALLKSLSATQKPVEPTPSQGE; the protein is encoded by the coding sequence ATGAGCGGACAAAAATTTGTAGGGCGCAACCGTGCACCACGCGTGCAGATCGAGTACGACGTCGAAGTGTATGGGTCACAGAAAAAAGTGCAGCTTCCCTTCGTCATGGGTGTGATGTCCGACCTCTCCGGCAAATCGGAAGTGCCCTTGGCGCCAGTGGCCGAACGTGATTTTCTGGAAGTCGATGTCGACAATTTCGACGCCCGCATGAAAAGCATCAAACCCCGCGTGGCCTTTCATGCCCCCAATCACCTCACCGGTGAAGGCAATGTCGCAGTCGACATCACGTTTGAATCCATGGACGACTTCAGCCCCGCAGCAATCGCACGCAAAGTCGAGCCCCTGCGCAAGCTTCTTGAGGCCCGCCAGCAATTGTCCAATTTGCTGACCTACATGGATGGAAAAACAGGTGCAGAAGAATTGCTGGCCAAGCTGCTGGCCGATCCAGCCTTGCTGAAAAGCCTGTCAGCCACCCAAAAGCCTGTTGAACCCACTCCTTCACAAGGTGAGTAA
- a CDS encoding ImpA family type VI secretion system protein, which translates to MSFSSESSPSRLAATCETDTLPAWAYPLEHGECGPNLEYDNAFLELQQAALGKPETQFEPATPPDWNAVETATLSLLQQSRDLRLVLLWAQSQLHLKGFFSLPQGLHAMGNLLEQAWPTLNPPLDDSDPYARLNAVEALGYGGSFFQSLRNCVVVRNPRIGELRLKDFEVLTGNAPGVELHVVRDQVEQFLRSPEGQPDTLRLLVTQGLTGLKRIHLALATHVEPERLPHLLEVQSLLGHLLACLPSPQMEPSQKPVPPSDLSNQVSLDPVSPGVGAQHLAKAVQGIQSREQALTAIDQVCIYLERAEPTNPAQLLLKRARRLIDKNFMQLMKDLAPEALAEVAKIMGVNPDSLEQEDA; encoded by the coding sequence GTGTCTTTTTCATCTGAATCATCGCCATCCAGGCTCGCCGCCACCTGCGAAACTGACACCCTTCCTGCGTGGGCCTATCCTCTCGAGCATGGTGAATGTGGCCCCAACCTGGAATACGACAACGCATTTCTTGAGTTGCAGCAAGCTGCGCTTGGCAAACCTGAAACGCAGTTCGAGCCCGCCACCCCGCCAGACTGGAATGCCGTAGAAACAGCCACTCTGTCGCTGCTTCAACAAAGCCGCGATCTTCGTCTGGTCTTGCTTTGGGCGCAATCCCAACTCCATCTGAAGGGTTTTTTCAGCCTGCCGCAAGGCTTGCACGCCATGGGCAATCTGCTGGAGCAGGCTTGGCCCACCCTGAACCCTCCCCTGGACGACAGTGATCCCTATGCGCGCTTGAACGCCGTGGAAGCGCTGGGGTACGGCGGCTCATTCTTTCAGTCTTTGCGCAATTGCGTGGTGGTCCGAAATCCCCGCATTGGCGAGCTTCGTCTGAAAGACTTTGAAGTGTTGACCGGCAATGCACCCGGTGTTGAATTGCACGTGGTGCGCGATCAGGTGGAGCAGTTCCTGCGCTCTCCGGAAGGCCAGCCTGATACCTTGCGTTTGCTTGTCACGCAGGGTCTGACCGGTCTAAAGCGTATTCATTTGGCGCTGGCGACCCATGTTGAACCGGAACGTCTTCCCCACTTGCTGGAAGTTCAGTCTCTCCTTGGGCACCTGTTGGCCTGCCTGCCATCCCCGCAAATGGAACCAAGTCAAAAACCGGTACCACCAAGCGATTTGTCGAATCAGGTTTCACTGGATCCAGTGTCTCCCGGCGTGGGTGCGCAGCATCTCGCCAAGGCCGTACAGGGAATCCAGTCGCGTGAACAGGCGCTGACCGCAATTGATCAGGTGTGCATTTACCTTGAACGTGCCGAACCCACCAACCCTGCTCAGCTTTTGTTAAAGCGTGCCCGCCGTTTGATCGACAAAAACTTCATGCAGTTGATGAAAGACCTCGCGCCAGAAGCCTTGGCCGAGGTGGCAAAAATCATGGGGGTCAATCCCGATTCTCTCGAGCAGGAAGATGCCTAA
- the tssC gene encoding type VI secretion system contractile sheath large subunit: MSEQLQNRALDVLELEGSELSALLQKEFKPKTDEAKSEVESAVLTLARQALDGVELIGDDVVDSIERMIAAIDQKLSVQINEIIHHDDFQQIESAWRGLNYLVNNTETDEFLKIRFMNVSKVELAKTLKRYKGVAWDQSPVFKKIYEHEYGQFGGEPYGCLIGDYYFDHSPPDVEMLGELAKVSASAHAPFLSAVSPATLQMDSWQELANPRDLTKIFSTPDYAAWRSLRDTDDSKYLGLTMPRFLARQPYGAKINPVEEFAFEEDTGLADHSRYTWANSAYAMAVNINRSFKEFGWCSRIRGIESGGAVPNLPTHTFPTDDGGVDMKCPTEIAISDRREAELSKSGFLPLIHKKNSDLAAFIGAQSLHKPAEYEDPDASANAKLAARLPYLFATCRFAHYLKCIVRDKVGSFKERADMQRWLQDWIMQYVDGDPANSSEAVKASRPLAAAEVVVEEIEGNPGMYASRFYLRPHYQLEGLTVSLRLVSKLPSAKAS, encoded by the coding sequence ATGTCTGAACAATTGCAAAACCGTGCGCTTGACGTACTCGAGCTGGAAGGCAGCGAACTGTCGGCCCTGCTGCAAAAAGAATTCAAGCCTAAAACCGACGAAGCGAAATCCGAAGTAGAGTCCGCTGTCTTGACGCTGGCCCGGCAAGCGCTGGATGGCGTTGAACTGATTGGCGACGATGTCGTGGATTCCATCGAACGAATGATCGCCGCCATCGATCAAAAGTTGTCTGTGCAAATCAATGAGATTATTCACCACGACGATTTCCAGCAAATCGAAAGCGCCTGGCGTGGTTTGAATTACCTGGTGAACAACACCGAAACTGACGAGTTCCTGAAAATACGTTTCATGAACGTGTCCAAGGTCGAGTTGGCAAAAACGCTGAAACGTTACAAGGGCGTGGCCTGGGACCAAAGCCCGGTGTTCAAGAAAATCTACGAACACGAGTATGGCCAGTTTGGCGGCGAGCCCTATGGTTGCCTCATTGGTGATTACTACTTCGACCATTCCCCGCCCGATGTGGAAATGCTCGGCGAACTCGCCAAGGTCAGCGCCTCGGCCCACGCGCCATTCCTGTCAGCCGTTTCACCGGCCACACTTCAAATGGATTCCTGGCAAGAGCTGGCCAACCCCCGCGACCTCACCAAGATTTTCTCCACCCCCGACTACGCTGCGTGGCGCAGCCTGCGCGACACCGACGACTCCAAGTACCTCGGCCTGACCATGCCCCGTTTTTTGGCGCGTCAGCCCTATGGCGCAAAAATCAACCCGGTCGAAGAGTTCGCGTTTGAAGAAGACACCGGCCTTGCAGACCACAGCCGTTACACCTGGGCCAACTCGGCCTATGCCATGGCAGTGAACATCAACCGTTCTTTCAAGGAGTTTGGCTGGTGCTCAAGAATTCGCGGTATTGAATCGGGCGGTGCGGTGCCCAATCTGCCCACGCACACCTTCCCCACCGATGACGGCGGCGTGGACATGAAGTGTCCCACCGAAATCGCAATCTCTGATCGCCGTGAAGCGGAACTCAGCAAAAGCGGCTTCCTGCCCCTGATTCACAAGAAGAACAGCGACCTGGCTGCTTTCATTGGCGCGCAGTCCCTGCACAAGCCGGCTGAATATGAAGACCCCGATGCCTCAGCCAATGCCAAGCTGGCTGCCCGCTTGCCTTATCTGTTTGCAACCTGCCGCTTTGCGCATTACCTCAAGTGCATCGTGCGCGACAAAGTCGGTTCATTCAAGGAACGAGCCGACATGCAGCGCTGGTTGCAAGACTGGATCATGCAGTACGTCGATGGAGATCCTGCCAATTCCTCCGAGGCAGTCAAGGCTTCCCGACCGCTGGCTGCTGCCGAAGTGGTGGTCGAAGAAATTGAAGGCAACCCCGGCATGTACGCATCCCGTTTCTATTTGCGCCCTCACTACCAGCTAGAGGGGCTAACCGTGTCTTTGCGTTTGGTCAGCAAGTTGCCATCCGCCAAAGCGTCTTAA